In Corynebacterium endometrii, one DNA window encodes the following:
- the prpB gene encoding methylisocitrate lyase: MAGLFGSLKTNAEKRADFRASLNDSQITTLPGAFNPLTARLIQDIGGFGGVYISGAVLANDLGLPDIGMTTLTEVANRSGQIARVTDLPVLVDADTGFGEPMSAARTVASLEDAGLAGCHLEDQVNPKRCGHLDGKEVVPTDLMVRRITAAVNERRDENFIICARTDAAGVEGIDAAIERAKAYADAGADLIFTEALYKPEDFEKFRAAVDTPLLANMTEFGKTELLSAKTLEDLGYNAVIWPVSTFRVAMGATEEFLRDMAESGLQTDWLERMQHRSRLYELVRYNEYNDFDQSVFTYSKEAYKPTFE; the protein is encoded by the coding sequence CGCGCCAGCTTGAATGATTCACAAATCACCACGCTTCCAGGCGCGTTCAACCCACTGACCGCACGCCTCATCCAGGACATCGGCGGCTTCGGCGGCGTCTACATCTCCGGCGCCGTGCTGGCCAACGACCTGGGCCTGCCGGACATCGGCATGACCACGCTGACCGAGGTAGCGAACCGCTCCGGGCAAATCGCCCGCGTGACGGACCTGCCGGTGCTGGTCGATGCGGATACCGGCTTCGGTGAACCAATGTCCGCGGCGCGCACCGTTGCCTCCCTCGAGGACGCGGGCCTGGCCGGCTGCCACCTTGAGGACCAGGTCAACCCTAAGCGCTGCGGCCACCTGGACGGCAAGGAAGTAGTCCCCACGGATCTGATGGTTCGCCGCATTACCGCCGCCGTCAATGAGCGCCGGGATGAGAACTTCATCATCTGCGCCCGCACGGATGCTGCCGGGGTGGAGGGCATTGACGCCGCCATTGAGCGCGCCAAGGCTTACGCGGACGCCGGCGCGGACCTCATCTTCACCGAGGCTTTATACAAGCCGGAGGACTTCGAGAAGTTCCGCGCGGCCGTGGATACCCCGCTGCTGGCGAACATGACCGAGTTCGGCAAGACGGAGCTGTTGTCCGCCAAGACCCTCGAGGATCTTGGATACAACGCGGTCATCTGGCCGGTCTCCACCTTCCGCGTGGCCATGGGCGCGACGGAGGAGTTCCTTCGCGATATGGCCGAGTCCGGCCTGCAGACCGATTGGCTGGAGCGCATGCAGCACCGCTCCCGCCTCTACGAACTGGTTCGTTACAACGAATACAACGATTTTGACCAGTCCGTATTCACCTACTCCAAGGAAGCCTACAAGCCCACCTTCG